In Streptomyces sp. NBC_00569, a single genomic region encodes these proteins:
- a CDS encoding DUF1116 domain-containing protein, whose product MSTQATSLFTSDLSVVNVGLAMFDRDLTAQGAQVTTLDWTPPGGGSPEVLAALDALEDPRVAERTDAANAEAVDRIIGARPMLVGFGRAIDVVPGMTPTTILHAGPPITWDRMAGAMKGAVTGALVFEGLARDLDDAERLAASGEITFSPCHEHDCVGSMAGVTSASMYMHVVRNETHGNTAFTNLSEQMAKILRMGANDESVIERLVWMRDVLGPMLKEAMEIGGPVDLRLLLSQALHMGDECHNRNIAGTLLLTQALTPALLQTSFTTEQKKEVFDFIAGSDYFSGPTWLAMAKAAMDAAHGIEGSTIVTTMARNGVEFGLRVSGLPGNQWLTGPAQPVIGPMFAGFKPEDAGLDIGDSAISETYGFGGFAMATAPAIVALVGGTVQEAVAFTRDMGEITTTQNPNVTIPALGFEGIPTGIDVRKVLATGILPVINTAIAHREAGIGMIGAGITHPPAAVFEQAARALARTVA is encoded by the coding sequence ATGAGCACTCAGGCCACCAGCCTCTTCACCAGCGACCTCAGCGTCGTCAACGTCGGACTGGCCATGTTCGACCGGGATCTCACCGCCCAGGGCGCGCAGGTCACGACCCTCGACTGGACTCCGCCCGGCGGCGGCAGCCCCGAGGTCCTCGCGGCTCTCGACGCACTGGAGGACCCGCGCGTCGCCGAGCGGACCGACGCGGCCAATGCCGAAGCCGTCGACCGCATCATCGGCGCACGGCCGATGCTGGTCGGCTTCGGCCGGGCCATCGACGTCGTGCCCGGGATGACCCCGACCACGATCCTGCACGCCGGACCGCCGATCACCTGGGACCGTATGGCGGGCGCCATGAAGGGGGCCGTCACCGGCGCCCTCGTGTTCGAGGGCCTGGCGCGTGATCTCGACGACGCCGAACGGCTCGCGGCGTCCGGCGAGATCACGTTCTCGCCCTGCCACGAACACGACTGCGTCGGTTCGATGGCCGGAGTCACGTCCGCGTCGATGTACATGCACGTCGTCCGCAACGAGACCCACGGCAACACCGCCTTCACCAACCTCTCCGAACAGATGGCGAAGATCCTTCGCATGGGGGCGAACGACGAGAGCGTCATCGAGCGCCTCGTGTGGATGCGGGACGTCCTCGGCCCCATGCTCAAGGAGGCCATGGAGATCGGCGGCCCCGTCGACCTGCGCCTCCTGCTCTCCCAGGCGCTGCACATGGGCGACGAGTGCCACAACCGCAACATCGCGGGCACCCTGCTCCTCACGCAGGCACTCACCCCCGCCCTGCTGCAGACGAGCTTCACCACCGAGCAGAAGAAGGAGGTCTTCGACTTCATCGCCGGCTCGGACTACTTCTCCGGACCCACGTGGCTCGCCATGGCCAAGGCCGCCATGGACGCCGCCCACGGCATCGAGGGTTCGACGATCGTGACGACGATGGCCCGCAACGGCGTCGAGTTCGGCCTCCGCGTCAGCGGCCTGCCCGGGAACCAGTGGCTCACGGGCCCGGCCCAGCCGGTGATCGGGCCGATGTTCGCCGGGTTCAAGCCCGAGGACGCCGGCCTGGACATCGGTGACAGCGCGATCAGTGAGACGTACGGCTTCGGCGGGTTCGCCATGGCGACCGCACCCGCCATCGTCGCGCTCGTCGGCGGAACCGTGCAGGAGGCCGTCGCCTTCACCCGGGACATGGGCGAGATCACGACGACGCAGAACCCGAACGTCACCATCCCCGCCCTGGGTTTCGAGGGCATCCCCACCGGCATCGACGTCCGCAAGGTCCTGGCCACCGGGATCCTGCCGGTCATCAACACCGCGATCGCCCACAGGGAAGCGGGCATCGGGATGATCGGCGCCGGCATCACGCACCCGCCCGCCGCAGTCTTCGAGCAGGCCGCCAGAGCTCTCGCCCGCACGGTCGCCTGA